The following proteins are co-located in the Conyzicola lurida genome:
- a CDS encoding GAP family protein has product MGEVIGDVLPLAVGVAVSPIPVIAAILMLLSPRARSTGVAFLVGWVAGIFVAVVVFALLSSLIPASDPDETEPVRGVIKLLLGVALLLLALRQWRSRPKPGEAAPTPKWMGAVDSMTPGRGLGLGFLLSAVNPKNLLMAVGAGVAIGGASLGAGEATVAVAVFVVLAASTVAIPVIGYLAASARLTAPLESLRVWLVQNNATVMGVLLLVIGVVMIGKGIASF; this is encoded by the coding sequence ATGGGCGAGGTAATCGGGGACGTACTGCCGCTCGCCGTCGGCGTCGCCGTGAGCCCCATCCCCGTCATCGCGGCGATCCTCATGCTGCTGTCGCCGCGCGCGCGGTCGACCGGTGTGGCCTTCCTGGTCGGGTGGGTGGCCGGCATCTTCGTCGCCGTCGTCGTGTTCGCGTTGCTGTCGAGCCTGATCCCCGCGAGCGACCCCGACGAGACGGAGCCGGTACGGGGAGTCATCAAGCTCTTGCTCGGCGTGGCCCTGCTGTTGCTCGCCCTGCGCCAGTGGCGGTCGCGCCCGAAGCCGGGGGAGGCGGCACCCACGCCGAAGTGGATGGGCGCCGTCGACTCGATGACACCGGGCCGCGGTCTAGGGCTCGGTTTCCTGCTCTCCGCGGTCAACCCGAAGAACCTGCTCATGGCGGTCGGGGCCGGGGTGGCGATCGGCGGCGCGTCGCTCGGCGCCGGCGAAGCGACCGTCGCGGTCGCGGTTTTCGTGGTGCTGGCGGCGTCGACCGTGGCCATTCCCGTGATCGGCTACCTCGCGGCATCCGCCCGCCTGACGGCCCCGCTCGAGAGTCTGCGGGTCTGGCTCGTCCAGAACAACGCGACAGTGATGGGCGTGCTGCTGCTCGTGATCGGCGTCGTGATGATCGGCAAGGGCATTGCGAGTTTCTGA
- a CDS encoding formylglycine-generating enzyme family protein, with amino-acid sequence MPDTTTAVPVTTRRLPAAPVTSGPDGLTPQRELPGGTFAMGSEAFYADEGPVHEATVGPFAIDEHPVTTRQFARFVDATGYVTTAERELPADDFPELSAAERAPGALTFRATAGPVPLADWRAWWDWAPGADWRRPYGVDVDPDTLADHPVVQVSFEDAAAYADWTGRRLPTEAEWEYAARGGLDGATYAWGEDPRPGGILMANSWQGAFPYRNDGADGWRGTSPVGSFPRNGFGLSDMIGNVWEWTTTVYAPRHSGLDECCVVGGTGPVRRALKGGSHLCAPEYCLRYRPAARSPQSDDTSTTHIGFRCVS; translated from the coding sequence ATGCCAGACACGACGACCGCCGTCCCCGTGACCACGCGGCGGCTGCCGGCCGCCCCGGTCACATCCGGGCCCGATGGACTCACTCCGCAGCGCGAACTGCCCGGCGGCACGTTCGCTATGGGGTCCGAGGCCTTCTACGCCGACGAGGGTCCCGTGCACGAGGCGACCGTCGGGCCGTTCGCCATCGACGAGCACCCGGTGACGACGCGGCAGTTCGCCCGGTTCGTCGACGCCACCGGGTACGTGACCACGGCCGAACGCGAACTGCCCGCGGACGATTTCCCGGAACTGTCCGCCGCCGAGCGCGCTCCCGGCGCCCTGACGTTCCGGGCGACCGCGGGCCCCGTTCCCCTCGCCGACTGGCGGGCCTGGTGGGACTGGGCGCCCGGAGCCGACTGGCGCCGGCCCTACGGGGTGGACGTCGACCCCGACACCCTGGCCGACCACCCCGTCGTGCAGGTCTCCTTCGAGGATGCCGCGGCCTACGCCGACTGGACCGGCCGACGCCTGCCCACCGAGGCCGAGTGGGAATACGCGGCGCGGGGCGGCCTCGACGGCGCGACCTACGCCTGGGGCGAGGACCCGCGTCCCGGCGGCATCCTGATGGCCAACAGCTGGCAGGGCGCTTTCCCGTACCGCAACGACGGGGCCGACGGGTGGCGGGGCACGTCGCCGGTCGGGAGCTTCCCGCGCAACGGCTTCGGGCTCTCCGACATGATCGGCAACGTCTGGGAGTGGACGACAACCGTCTACGCGCCGCGGCACTCCGGTCTCGACGAATGCTGCGTGGTGGGCGGGACGGGTCCCGTGCGTCGCGCGCTCAAGGGAGGCTCGCACCTGTGTGCGCCGGAGTACTGCCTGCGCTACCGCCCGGCGGCGCGGTCCCCGCAGTCCGACGACACGTCGACGACGCACATCGGTTTCCGCTGTGTGAGCTGA
- a CDS encoding SulP family inorganic anion transporter yields MRVLPGLTRGNLLRESASGVTLLAIAVPLNIGYAQIAGLPPTAGLYSLVLPMVAFALLASSRQLVVSPDAAAAALVASSLGGLAAAGSDDYLTMALAQALIGGVLFLVCAVLKLGFLANFLSEPILVGFVGGLALDILVSQIAKMLGVSIDSGAEFVTKIGQLVTGLGTTNPWSLALAVGSVVVLVAGRRLARQVPWALVVLVLATVVTVAASLEDDGVGVLGPVQAGAPVLTWPSLSWGQWGALVPSAVALTLVAMAEGLLVSRSYGQKRGYSTSPNRDLAAFGVANLASGLTGGFTIGSSTSRTAAVDQLGSRTQLPSIVAAVGTLLLLIFGTGLLADIPSPAIGAIVTIAILPLLGFRELAALWRVRPFEFWVGAVCFLGALLLGPITGIVLAFVLSLINLAMRASRPPVDLLSSSDLPNGSLLPLSPGEFLTAPGVVVVRFAAPLFFANASVFDDAIRKAVAGGQPLGLRHLVLDCEAMTDIDVTGAAAFRETAAWLREQRVTLHFSRVRPDFAAVLHDFGLGAGVEVFGTNRQALEALARRG; encoded by the coding sequence ATGCGCGTTCTTCCCGGACTGACCAGGGGCAACCTGCTGCGCGAGTCGGCGTCCGGGGTGACGCTGCTCGCGATCGCCGTGCCGCTCAACATCGGGTACGCCCAGATCGCCGGGCTGCCGCCCACCGCCGGCCTCTATTCGCTGGTGCTGCCGATGGTCGCGTTCGCCCTGCTCGCGTCGAGCCGGCAGTTGGTCGTGTCGCCGGATGCCGCGGCCGCCGCCCTCGTAGCGTCGTCGCTCGGCGGTCTCGCGGCCGCCGGAAGCGACGACTACCTCACCATGGCGCTCGCCCAGGCCCTGATCGGCGGGGTGCTGTTCCTCGTCTGCGCCGTGCTCAAGCTGGGGTTCCTCGCCAACTTCCTCTCCGAGCCGATCCTCGTCGGTTTCGTGGGCGGGCTCGCACTCGACATCCTGGTCAGCCAGATCGCCAAGATGCTCGGGGTGTCGATCGACAGCGGGGCGGAGTTCGTCACGAAGATCGGCCAGCTGGTGACCGGGCTGGGAACCACGAACCCGTGGTCGCTCGCGCTCGCCGTGGGCTCGGTGGTGGTGCTCGTCGCCGGACGGAGACTCGCTCGGCAGGTGCCGTGGGCGCTCGTGGTGCTCGTGCTCGCCACCGTGGTGACCGTGGCGGCGTCGCTCGAGGACGACGGCGTCGGGGTACTCGGCCCCGTCCAGGCGGGAGCGCCGGTCCTCACCTGGCCGTCACTGTCGTGGGGACAGTGGGGGGCGCTCGTGCCGTCGGCCGTGGCCCTCACCCTCGTCGCGATGGCGGAGGGGCTGCTGGTCTCCCGCAGCTACGGGCAGAAGCGCGGCTACAGCACGAGCCCGAACCGGGACCTCGCGGCGTTCGGAGTCGCCAACCTCGCCTCGGGGCTGACCGGCGGCTTCACCATCGGATCGTCCACGTCGCGCACGGCCGCCGTGGACCAGCTCGGTTCGCGCACGCAGCTGCCGTCGATCGTGGCGGCCGTCGGCACGCTGCTGCTGTTGATCTTCGGGACCGGTCTGCTCGCCGACATCCCGTCCCCGGCCATCGGGGCGATCGTGACGATCGCCATCCTGCCGTTGTTGGGGTTCCGCGAGCTCGCCGCGCTGTGGCGGGTGCGTCCGTTCGAGTTCTGGGTCGGGGCGGTGTGTTTTCTCGGCGCTCTGTTGCTCGGGCCGATCACCGGCATCGTGCTCGCCTTCGTGTTGTCGTTGATCAACCTCGCGATGCGCGCGTCCCGGCCGCCGGTGGACCTGCTCAGCAGCAGCGACCTGCCGAACGGCTCGCTGCTGCCGCTCTCGCCGGGGGAATTCCTGACCGCGCCCGGGGTGGTCGTGGTGCGGTTCGCGGCGCCGCTGTTCTTCGCCAACGCGTCGGTGTTCGACGACGCGATCCGCAAGGCGGTCGCGGGCGGGCAGCCCCTGGGGTTGCGGCACCTCGTGCTCGACTGCGAGGCGATGACCGACATCGACGTGACGGGAGCCGCCGCGTTCCGCGAGACGGCGGCGTGGCTGCGCGAGCAGAGGGTGACGCTGCACTTCAGCAGGGTGCGGCCGGACTTCGCCGCCGTGCTGCACGACTTCGGGCTGGGGGCGGGCGTCGAGGTGTTCGGCACGAACCGGCAGGCGCTCGAGGCGTTGGCGCGGCGGGGGTAG
- a CDS encoding mechanosensitive ion channel domain-containing protein, which translates to MNLADLFAPTSISAWDAVLALVIVVAGWIVSSLAKRGTLTLMHRVKGLGESVAVLVARVVRYGLLLLTVGIALTVLGAPLQPVLAAVIIVAAVAYLALRGIATNFGAGLVIQARRLVQLGDEISVLGFSGVVTDLNGRSVILHTVDGRVVHIPNASLLDTPVISNSGAQPHRSEIEVRARTAAPYADVRRTVVDAVRSTPHVRDEPAATALVVSRSPETLTLRVRFWHDAHHHGAIRSAAVCAVLDAFDAAGTEVVVSSDVPPAPLTPAGPF; encoded by the coding sequence GTGAACCTCGCCGACCTCTTCGCCCCGACCTCGATCAGCGCGTGGGACGCGGTGCTGGCACTCGTCATCGTGGTGGCGGGGTGGATCGTCTCGAGCCTTGCGAAGCGCGGCACGCTGACCCTGATGCACCGGGTGAAGGGGCTGGGCGAGTCCGTCGCCGTGCTCGTCGCGCGCGTCGTGCGGTACGGCCTGCTGCTGTTGACCGTCGGTATCGCGCTCACCGTGCTCGGGGCACCGCTGCAGCCGGTGCTCGCGGCGGTGATCATCGTCGCGGCCGTCGCCTACCTGGCACTGCGCGGCATCGCCACGAACTTCGGCGCCGGTCTCGTGATCCAGGCCCGACGCCTCGTGCAGCTCGGCGACGAGATCAGCGTGCTCGGGTTCTCCGGGGTCGTCACCGACCTCAACGGCCGGTCCGTCATCCTGCACACGGTCGACGGCCGCGTCGTGCACATCCCGAACGCGTCGCTGCTCGACACCCCCGTGATCAGCAACAGCGGCGCTCAGCCGCACCGTAGCGAGATCGAGGTGCGCGCCCGCACTGCGGCACCGTACGCCGACGTGCGGCGCACGGTCGTGGATGCTGTGCGGTCGACCCCGCACGTGCGCGACGAACCGGCGGCGACCGCGCTGGTCGTGAGCCGGTCGCCCGAGACGCTGACGCTCCGGGTGCGCTTCTGGCACGACGCCCACCACCACGGCGCCATCCGGTCGGCGGCGGTGTGCGCAGTGCTCGACGCGTTCGACGCCGCCGGCACCGAGGTCGTCGTCAGCTCGGACGTGCCGCCCGCGCCGCTGACCCCGGCGGGGCCGTTCTGA
- a CDS encoding DUF6325 family protein produces the protein MGPVEVVVISFPDGRPMSAIVPLLAELTAGGAIRIADAVIARKGPGDDVMVTDIEDDIMPLWSSLNPSPRPLLSGSDAALVAGGLDPSSSALVLAIEQVWAESLERVAADSGGQLELHVRVGADVANAAALVDS, from the coding sequence GTGGGGCCCGTCGAAGTCGTGGTGATCTCGTTCCCCGACGGGCGGCCGATGTCGGCGATCGTGCCGCTGCTGGCCGAGCTCACCGCGGGCGGAGCCATCCGCATCGCCGATGCCGTCATCGCGAGGAAGGGCCCCGGCGACGACGTGATGGTGACCGACATCGAAGACGACATCATGCCCCTGTGGTCGTCGCTCAACCCGTCGCCGCGTCCGCTGCTGAGCGGATCGGACGCGGCGCTGGTCGCGGGCGGTCTGGATCCGTCGTCTTCGGCTCTCGTCCTCGCGATCGAGCAGGTCTGGGCCGAGTCGCTCGAGCGCGTGGCGGCGGACAGCGGCGGACAGCTCGAACTCCACGTCCGGGTCGGCGCCGACGTGGCGAACGCCGCCGCCCTGGTGGACAGCTGA
- a CDS encoding SHOCT domain-containing protein: MPLFRRFGRPGLLDTVIPTDVIGGTATMTAQALSRGTGAGSRVMNAPSGTHDQTGRPRLPQTGETVTSQLSTLTSLRQAGAISDEEFAAAKRRVLAS; encoded by the coding sequence ATGCCCCTGTTCCGGCGTTTCGGCCGCCCCGGCCTTCTCGACACCGTCATCCCGACTGACGTCATCGGCGGCACCGCGACGATGACCGCCCAGGCGTTGTCCCGGGGAACGGGCGCCGGGTCCCGGGTCATGAACGCCCCGTCCGGGACACACGACCAGACGGGCCGCCCGCGTCTCCCGCAGACCGGCGAGACCGTCACCTCCCAGCTGTCCACCCTCACGTCGCTCCGCCAGGCCGGCGCGATCAGCGATGAGGAGTTCGCCGCGGCAAAAAGACGCGTGCTCGCGTCATGA
- a CDS encoding LuxR C-terminal-related transcriptional regulator — MAAGSGTTRIRHTPGNKIRPPTGLARLVDRPRLIDALTAGLTAPGQTFMLVSAPAGYGKTALVSQWAARATADRVTTAWCTLDADDRDPCVFWESALAAATRAAEGTAEESALRELESSMEPRLHSDFLAGFTRSLERLGDRVALVFDDTHVLEGSPSEDEFVRLLRLVPPNVYVVVVTRSTLLDQRTRLTNRLRELTADSLSFTRAETDELFDDARLDGDRMESLFASTEGWPAALSLARLSVERTEPTPLDERLGPLDPRVLYDYLQQEVYGDLCPTDQATVLAAAVCPLITADLADAVCGTHDSAASLRRLARSNPMLHRVSTDRVGRTWYRTLPLFAAFLREKAAELPDDSLQAMVERAVEWHSEHGDPLIAVGLALDAEDSDLVDRVIRRTGYRLVGDGYATDLLALVASSSGSSVGGPFSNLVLAWASSVTGDLGRADDAVARARPAGLSVDDLFEWDWLLYLVQVHIALARGERIDGLSSGWADDTLLGLPDPLRIAVHLARGLAETRVGVFARAREELDASRAIAENLGDHRAQAMSAVGLAVTALASSDLRGSLRHAETAIAAARRSPSQNTTEALAIAHILAGWSDYQLLDVTAANEHATDAARLTAGQPTDQFSLEARHTLIGVTFDSLPDKRRAAQEYATNWPPHYVLNAPTSVVVSSLQLGIRMSLTLGEHRWSERLLDRARHLIGEGHDWNVAYAQLLYATGRTAAARGILTPLVHDGHTPRTAVSDVIGWSLEAVLEHESGNPYRAHSAMCRALERADDTGFLAEIERPGAATVRAILAAGLHRFGSDDEAAFAIVARGRGASTQFPSGHLTTRERELLAELRTLRTIGEISADMLLSINTVKTHMRGIYRKLGVNSRRSAVAEAERLGLM, encoded by the coding sequence ATGGCGGCGGGGAGCGGCACAACACGGATTCGGCACACACCTGGGAACAAAATCAGGCCGCCGACCGGACTCGCCCGTCTCGTCGACCGTCCCCGGCTGATCGACGCGCTCACCGCCGGCCTCACCGCACCGGGCCAGACCTTCATGCTGGTGTCCGCGCCCGCCGGCTACGGCAAGACGGCGCTGGTCAGCCAGTGGGCCGCACGCGCGACCGCCGACCGCGTCACGACAGCGTGGTGCACGCTCGACGCCGACGACCGCGATCCGTGCGTGTTCTGGGAGTCCGCCCTCGCCGCGGCGACGCGCGCCGCGGAGGGGACCGCCGAGGAATCCGCCCTACGCGAGCTCGAATCGAGCATGGAGCCGCGGCTGCACAGCGACTTCCTCGCCGGCTTCACGCGATCACTGGAGCGGCTCGGCGACCGGGTCGCCCTCGTCTTCGACGACACGCACGTGCTGGAAGGGTCACCCTCCGAGGACGAGTTCGTCCGGCTGCTGCGGCTCGTACCGCCCAACGTCTACGTGGTCGTCGTGACCCGGTCCACCCTGCTCGACCAGCGCACCCGGCTGACCAACCGGCTGCGCGAGCTGACCGCAGACTCGCTGTCCTTCACCCGCGCGGAGACCGACGAGCTGTTCGACGACGCGCGCCTCGACGGCGACCGGATGGAATCGCTGTTCGCCTCCACAGAGGGTTGGCCCGCCGCCCTCAGCCTCGCGCGCCTCTCGGTGGAGCGCACGGAGCCCACACCGCTCGACGAGCGCCTCGGACCGCTCGACCCGCGCGTGCTCTACGACTACCTGCAGCAGGAGGTCTACGGCGACCTGTGCCCGACCGACCAGGCCACCGTCCTCGCGGCGGCCGTCTGCCCGCTGATCACCGCCGACCTCGCCGACGCGGTCTGCGGCACGCACGACAGCGCCGCGTCCCTGCGGCGTCTCGCGCGCAGCAACCCCATGCTGCACCGGGTGTCGACCGACCGGGTCGGGCGCACCTGGTACCGCACCCTGCCCCTGTTCGCCGCTTTCCTGCGCGAGAAGGCCGCCGAGCTCCCCGACGACTCCCTGCAGGCGATGGTCGAACGCGCTGTGGAGTGGCACTCCGAACACGGCGACCCGCTGATCGCCGTGGGTCTCGCGCTCGACGCCGAAGATTCGGATCTCGTCGACCGCGTCATCCGCCGCACGGGGTATCGGTTGGTGGGAGACGGCTACGCGACGGACTTGCTCGCCCTGGTCGCCTCGTCGAGCGGCAGTTCCGTCGGCGGACCGTTCTCCAACCTCGTGCTGGCGTGGGCGTCGAGCGTCACCGGCGACCTGGGGCGGGCGGATGACGCGGTCGCACGCGCGCGTCCGGCGGGCCTGAGCGTCGACGACCTCTTCGAATGGGACTGGCTGCTCTACCTCGTGCAGGTGCACATCGCCCTCGCGCGCGGCGAACGCATCGACGGCCTGTCGTCCGGCTGGGCGGACGACACCCTGCTGGGCCTGCCCGACCCGTTGCGCATCGCCGTGCACCTGGCCCGGGGCCTCGCCGAGACGCGCGTCGGCGTGTTCGCGCGTGCCCGCGAGGAGCTCGACGCCTCCCGCGCCATCGCCGAGAACCTCGGCGACCACCGCGCGCAGGCGATGAGCGCGGTCGGACTCGCCGTGACGGCTCTGGCCTCGTCCGACCTGCGGGGGTCGCTCCGTCACGCGGAGACCGCGATCGCGGCGGCACGTCGCTCCCCCAGCCAGAACACCACGGAGGCGCTCGCGATCGCCCACATCCTCGCAGGCTGGAGCGACTACCAGCTGCTCGACGTGACCGCGGCGAACGAGCACGCGACGGACGCCGCCCGCCTCACCGCCGGACAACCCACCGACCAGTTCTCGCTGGAGGCGCGGCACACCCTGATCGGTGTGACCTTCGACTCGCTGCCCGACAAACGCCGCGCGGCACAGGAGTACGCGACGAACTGGCCGCCGCACTACGTGCTGAACGCGCCGACGTCGGTCGTCGTGTCGTCGTTGCAGTTGGGGATCCGGATGTCGCTCACGCTCGGCGAGCACCGCTGGAGCGAACGGCTGCTCGACCGGGCGCGCCACCTGATCGGCGAGGGACACGACTGGAACGTGGCGTACGCGCAGCTGCTGTACGCCACCGGACGCACGGCGGCTGCCCGCGGCATCCTGACCCCGCTCGTGCACGACGGGCACACGCCCCGTACCGCGGTGTCGGACGTGATCGGCTGGTCGCTCGAGGCGGTGCTCGAGCACGAGAGCGGCAACCCGTACCGGGCGCACTCGGCGATGTGCCGGGCGCTCGAACGGGCGGACGACACGGGATTCCTCGCGGAGATCGAGCGCCCCGGGGCCGCCACGGTGCGCGCGATCCTCGCCGCTGGCCTGCACCGCTTCGGCAGCGACGACGAGGCCGCGTTCGCGATCGTGGCCCGCGGCCGGGGTGCGTCGACGCAGTTCCCGTCGGGGCACCTGACGACCCGCGAACGCGAGTTGCTCGCCGAACTCCGCACGCTGCGCACGATCGGCGAGATCTCGGCGGACATGCTGCTCTCCATCAACACGGTGAAGACGCACATGCGGGGCATCTACCGCAAGCTCGGGGTCAATTCGCGTCGGAGCGCCGTGGCCGAGGCGGAACGTCTCGGGCTGATGTAG
- a CDS encoding DUF1269 domain-containing protein gives MASTLTVWKFDTPDGAEEAERILLDLQTENIITVDDAAVVSWAHGARKPKTRQLNTTAGAGALGGSFWGLLFGLIFFVPLLGAAIGAVTGGLAGALTDVGIDDDFIKRLRDKVTPGTSALFVLTDGEVVDRVADAFSGKHMELIDTNLGHEEESKLREVFGA, from the coding sequence ATGGCAAGCACGCTCACGGTGTGGAAATTCGACACCCCCGATGGCGCGGAAGAGGCCGAGCGCATCCTGCTCGACCTGCAGACGGAGAACATCATCACCGTCGACGACGCCGCGGTGGTGTCCTGGGCGCACGGCGCGAGGAAGCCGAAGACACGCCAGCTGAACACGACGGCCGGCGCGGGTGCGCTCGGCGGAAGTTTCTGGGGCCTCCTGTTCGGGCTCATCTTCTTCGTGCCGCTGCTCGGTGCGGCGATCGGCGCGGTCACCGGCGGTCTGGCCGGCGCGCTCACCGACGTGGGGATCGACGACGACTTCATCAAGCGGCTGCGCGACAAGGTGACGCCCGGCACCTCCGCACTGTTCGTGCTGACTGACGGAGAGGTAGTCGACCGGGTCGCGGACGCGTTCTCCGGCAAGCACATGGAGCTCATCGATACCAACCTCGGGCACGAGGAAGAGTCCAAGCTGCGGGAGGTGTTCGGGGCGTAA
- a CDS encoding glycosyltransferase: MKLLFDCRAVRWGTHDGISRYSANLVRELSKLTPVTMIINDERQLDMLPDLPWIKAPAMTSPKDSLMSRYLNKHHPDVVFSPMQTMGSLGRDYKLVLTVHDLIYYTHRTPPRNLPQAVRVLWRLYHLVWWPQRMLLNRADAVAAVSRTTMKLITDKKLTTKPLILAPNASSLDAGSRDGGEAAPIVLPRGKDLVYMGSFMPYKNVETLVVAANSLPDYRLHLMSPVSAETRARFAELNTADNLVFHNGATDAEYIELLQSSTALVTASLDEGFGIPLVEAMALGVPVVVSDIPIFHEIAGEAGIFFTPTDAAALVSAVRELEAADVWSARSAASVAQAGEWSWERSAEQLWAGLQAVAE, encoded by the coding sequence GTGAAGCTTCTCTTCGATTGCAGGGCCGTGCGCTGGGGAACCCACGACGGGATCAGCCGGTATTCCGCCAATCTGGTGCGCGAGCTGTCGAAGCTCACCCCCGTGACGATGATCATCAACGACGAGCGGCAGCTGGACATGCTGCCCGACCTGCCGTGGATCAAGGCGCCGGCGATGACGAGTCCGAAAGACTCGCTGATGAGCCGCTACCTCAACAAGCACCACCCCGACGTCGTGTTCTCCCCCATGCAGACGATGGGTTCGCTCGGCCGCGACTACAAGCTCGTGCTCACGGTGCACGACCTGATCTACTACACGCACCGCACACCGCCGCGGAACCTGCCGCAGGCCGTGCGGGTGCTCTGGCGCCTGTACCACCTGGTCTGGTGGCCGCAGCGGATGCTGCTCAACCGCGCCGACGCCGTCGCTGCCGTGTCCCGCACGACGATGAAGCTCATCACGGACAAGAAGCTGACGACGAAACCGTTGATCCTCGCGCCGAACGCGAGTTCGCTCGACGCTGGCTCGCGCGATGGTGGCGAGGCCGCGCCGATCGTCCTGCCTCGCGGCAAGGACCTCGTCTACATGGGCTCGTTTATGCCCTACAAGAACGTCGAGACGCTGGTAGTCGCGGCGAACTCGTTGCCCGACTACCGGCTACATCTGATGAGCCCCGTCTCGGCGGAGACGCGCGCCCGGTTCGCCGAGCTCAACACGGCCGACAATCTGGTGTTCCACAACGGTGCGACGGACGCCGAGTACATCGAGCTGCTGCAGTCGTCGACCGCCCTCGTCACCGCGTCGCTCGACGAGGGCTTCGGCATCCCGCTGGTCGAGGCGATGGCGCTCGGTGTGCCCGTCGTGGTCAGCGACATCCCGATTTTCCACGAGATCGCGGGCGAGGCCGGCATTTTCTTCACGCCGACGGATGCGGCGGCGCTCGTCTCCGCGGTGCGCGAGCTCGAGGCGGCCGACGTGTGGAGCGCGCGCTCCGCAGCGTCCGTGGCGCAGGCCGGAGAGTGGAGCTGGGAGCGCTCGGCCGAGCAGCTCTGGGCCGGTCTGCAGGCCGTGGCCGAGTGA